The Helianthus annuus cultivar XRQ/B chromosome 16, HanXRQr2.0-SUNRISE, whole genome shotgun sequence genome includes a window with the following:
- the LOC110916349 gene encoding cytochrome P450 71A23, producing the protein MIPLVYVLAFVLLLLFILKTLYFNPPTTNKNLPPSPPTLPVIGNLHQLGPLIHHSLHSLSQKLGGPLMLIHVGSVPTLVVSSAEAASEIMKTQDIKFANRPNVKMWKILFRELKEVTVAPYGEYWRQVKSIMTLHLLSNKKVEDNRDIREEEIAAAVEKINKLSSRSEPVDMRELFETFTSDVVCRVTFGRKYSEGESGKKFKKMLDEFFEVLGALNLEDCIPQLAWVDRLRGFNVKVERVANDFDEVLDEVVEERLRILSTEGGDGIREDFVGMLLKVQKDDKIGVTLDRQVIKALLMDAYVAGTDTSSTLLEWAFAELLKHPSILKKVQDEVRTVLKGKQVINQDDITNMKYLKAVMKEALRLHPPLPTLVPRVARQDAKVMGYDVAKGTRVIINAWTIARDPKVWDDPNEFRPERFLDSSIDFKGRDFSLIPFGSGRRGCPGVAFAMTTNESMLANLLYNFDWALPNGGKEDDLDMTEQIGFTVRKNTPLLVTAKPFSV; encoded by the exons ATGATTCCTTTGGTGTATGTTCTTGCTTTTGTACTCCTACTCTTATTTATCCTCAAAACACTCTACTTTAACCCCCCTACCACCAATAAGAACCTACCACCTTCACCACCAACACTGCCGGTGATCGGCAACCTCCACCAGCTCGGCCCACTGATACACCACTCCCTCCATTCTTTATCCCAGAAGCTCGGTGGACCACTCATGCTAATCCATGTGGGCTCAGTCCCAACCCTTGTGGTCTCATCAGCCGAAGCAGCCAGTGAGATAATGAAGACCCAAGATATCAAATTTGCCAACAGACCCAACGTGAAAATGTGGAAGATACTCTTTCGCGAGCTGAAAGAAGTGACGGTGGCGCCTTATGGCGAGTACTGGCGGCAGGTGAAGAGCATCATGACGCTCCATTTATTGAGCAATAAAAAGGTTGAAGATAATCGCGATATTAGGGAAGAAGAGATCGCGGCTGCGGTTGAGAAAATCAACAAGTTGTCTAGTAGATCAGAGCCGGTGGATATGCGTGAGTTGTTCGAGACGTTTACGAGTGATGTGGTGTGTAGAGTGACGTTTGGAAGGAAGTATAGTGAAGGAGAGAGTGGGAAGAAGTTTAAGAAGATGTTGGATGAGTTTTTTGAGGTGTTGGGTGCTCTTAATTTGGAGGATTGTATTCCTCAGCTTGCATGGGTGGATAGGTTGAGAGGGTTTAATGTTAAAGTTGAGAGGGTTGCTAATGACTTCGATGAGGTCTTGGATGAGGTGGTGGAGGAGCGGCTGAGGATTCTATCGACTGAGGGTGGTGATGGAATTAGAGAAGACTTTGTTGGTATGCTGCTCAAGGTCCAAAAGGATGACAAGATTGGAGTGACACTCGACAGGCAGGTCATCAAAGCCTTGCTAATG GATGCTTATGTTGCTGGAACAGACACATCGTCAACACTATTGGAATGGGCATTTGCAGAACTTCTTAAACACCCTAGCATACTAAAGAAAGTACAAGATGAAGTAAGGACGGTTCTTAAGGGTAAGCAAGTAATAAACCAAGATGACATAACTAACATGAAGTACTTGAAAGCTGTAATGAAAGAAGCTCTTCGTCTTCACCCGCCACTCCCAACTCTAGTTCCTCGAGTAGCGAGACAAGATGCTAAAGTCATGGGCTATGACGTTGCAAAAGGAACTAGGGTTATCATTAACGCATGGACCATTGCAAGAGATCCTAAAGTATGGGATGATCCTAATGAGTTTCGACCTGAGAGGTTTTTAGATTCTAGTATTGATTTCAAAGGCCGTGACTTTAGTTTGATTCCATTTGGTTCCGGAAGGAGGGGATGCCCAGGGGTTGCTTTTGCAATGACGACGAATGAGAGTATGTTGGCTAATCTTTTGTACAATTTTGATTGGGCGTTGCCGAATGGAGGAAAAGAAGATGATCTAGATATGACCGAACAAATTGGTTTTACGGTCCGTAAAAATACTCCTCTTTTGGTTACTGCGAAGCCATTTTCTGTTTAA
- the LOC110919071 gene encoding protein MLP1 homolog — protein MRPATIEETYQLAAEINDKRVLVGAFKTSTKSLNQATATPSTDNAASEGPRQQTAQALPTPPVQPLAIQGNPAVPAPVANARTCYTCGDPNHFANICPHRVVKKEPQQQQPPQQQHPQQQQQ, from the exons ATGAGACCTGCTACTATTGAGGAAACTTATCAGCTAGCagccgagatcaacgacaaacGAGTCTTGGTTGGAGCTTTCAAAACCTCAACCAAGAGTCTCAATCAAGCAACCGCAACTCCCAGCACCGACAATGCAGCATCTGAAG GCCCACGCCAGCAAACTGCTCAAGCTCTTCCAACACCACCAGTTCAACCTCTTGCTATTCAGGGTAACCCAGCAGTTCCAGCACCGGTTGCTAATGCTCGAACCTGCTACACTTGTGGTGACCCTAATCATTTTGCTAATATCTGCCCGCACCGCGTTGTGAAAAAAGAACCACAGCAACAGCAACCACCGCAGCAACAGCatcctcagcagcagcagcagtag